A DNA window from Patescibacteria group bacterium contains the following coding sequences:
- a CDS encoding type II toxin-antitoxin system Phd/YefM family antitoxin, with protein MLEVDIEKIIPITDARDRFNQIIEEVEASDDMYVVTKNGKPSAIIVGVHHLEKLTGNKLPTESFSEEKTDEPVASATPSADNIDAVAPIDEPMEEKPVDVDSSASAATPVTAPTSDSADIDSYNPKTTEAQDNQTDDLFETPKDEILAAPTTSTPPVTPTAPVVPAPAEPVAAAIAPTAEPAPVAKETPMTAPAESATSPIDEPLPEENPASTSMPSTPFPNSFPSTMPAPTPPATPVTPPTPPTPPVTSI; from the coding sequence ATGCTTGAAGTAGACATTGAGAAAATTATTCCGATTACCGATGCGCGAGACAGATTCAATCAGATTATTGAAGAAGTCGAAGCCAGCGATGATATGTACGTGGTGACCAAGAACGGCAAACCGTCAGCAATCATCGTCGGTGTCCACCACCTTGAAAAATTGACAGGTAACAAGCTGCCGACAGAGTCATTTTCTGAAGAAAAAACAGATGAACCGGTTGCTAGCGCAACTCCGTCTGCTGATAATATTGACGCAGTTGCACCAATTGATGAACCGATGGAAGAAAAGCCCGTTGACGTAGATTCTTCGGCCTCGGCAGCGACGCCAGTGACCGCCCCAACATCCGATTCTGCAGATATTGATTCGTACAATCCCAAGACAACAGAGGCCCAGGATAATCAAACTGATGACCTTTTCGAAACACCAAAAGACGAAATACTCGCCGCCCCAACCACTTCTACTCCTCCAGTTACCCCAACTGCGCCAGTCGTGCCAGCTCCGGCCGAACCTGTCGCAGCGGCTATAGCCCCAACCGCAGAACCTGCCCCCGTGGCGAAAGAGACCCCAATGACAGCCCCAGCAGAATCAGCTACTTCACCAATTGATGAGCCTCTTCCCGAGGAAAATCCTGCTTCGACATCAATGCCTTCGACTCCTTTCCCAAATTCTTTCCCCTCGACCATGCCAGCGCCAACACCTCCTGCCACACCAGTCACTCCTCCGACACCGCCAACCCCACCTGTAACTTCAATTTAA
- a CDS encoding UDP-N-acetylmuramoyl-L-alanyl-D-glutamate--2,6-diaminopimelate ligase: MRKIISKLLGQNAKNHLHKLEASWSVIKNGNPAKKIKVIGVTGTKGKTTIVSMISSILDAAGIKNAMETTISTKIGDKRIAHQSKVRWVTTPPASVIQSFLKKAVDAGCEYAILEVTSQAIDQNRIHGIKFDTVVYSNLSQDHLDYHKTRENYLNAKLKLFKDNPEAKSVVNMDDQYSEKFNSLPATEKFLYSVKKPIEHGAVARKILTNPSGVTFTAAHNEGQNIVNLKLPGIFNVSNAMAAFCVGLALKIDPAKIVKGLEDIELVPGRMEPIKVSPDQDFTVIVDYAHNPDSLKNVYETVRDGMSNTGGRLISVLGATGRRDKTKRPIMGALAGRYADLVIFTDEDPYDEDPATIMNEVADGIFRGGKKNQWRINRNYWKVLDRSQAIHKAIKEARKNDVVLITGKGAEEVMAVGPIGEDKFIPFSDREISRSELEARFKVRK; encoded by the coding sequence ATGCGAAAAATTATATCAAAACTTTTGGGTCAGAACGCCAAGAACCATCTTCACAAGCTGGAGGCGTCTTGGTCTGTGATTAAGAATGGCAATCCAGCCAAGAAAATTAAGGTGATCGGTGTGACCGGAACCAAAGGCAAAACGACGATTGTCAGCATGATTTCTTCGATATTGGACGCCGCAGGGATCAAAAACGCCATGGAGACGACCATCAGCACCAAGATTGGCGACAAAAGAATTGCCCATCAGAGCAAAGTCCGCTGGGTGACCACTCCTCCCGCCTCCGTCATCCAATCGTTCCTGAAGAAGGCTGTCGACGCTGGTTGTGAATATGCAATATTGGAAGTGACTTCACAGGCAATCGATCAAAACCGTATCCACGGCATCAAATTCGACACTGTCGTCTACAGCAATCTGTCCCAGGATCACCTCGATTACCACAAGACTCGGGAGAATTATCTCAACGCAAAGTTAAAATTGTTCAAGGACAATCCAGAGGCCAAATCGGTCGTCAATATGGATGACCAATACTCCGAGAAATTCAATTCCCTGCCCGCAACCGAAAAATTCCTATATTCGGTCAAAAAACCGATTGAGCATGGCGCGGTCGCCCGAAAAATATTGACCAATCCAAGCGGCGTCACTTTCACAGCCGCCCACAACGAGGGACAAAATATTGTGAATTTGAAGTTGCCCGGGATTTTCAATGTTTCAAACGCCATGGCCGCCTTTTGCGTCGGATTGGCTCTGAAAATTGACCCGGCCAAGATTGTAAAGGGGCTAGAAGATATCGAGCTAGTTCCTGGTCGGATGGAACCGATCAAAGTTTCTCCCGACCAAGATTTCACTGTCATTGTTGACTACGCTCACAATCCAGACTCGCTCAAGAATGTTTATGAAACTGTCCGTGACGGCATGAGCAATACTGGCGGACGGCTTATTTCGGTGCTCGGTGCTACTGGCCGACGCGACAAGACGAAGAGGCCAATCATGGGCGCGCTGGCTGGACGCTATGCCGACCTTGTAATATTTACCGACGAAGATCCTTATGATGAAGACCCTGCTACTATTATGAATGAGGTGGCCGATGGAATCTTCCGAGGTGGCAAGAAGAATCAGTGGCGGATCAATAGAAATTATTGGAAAGTACTCGACCGATCTCAGGCGATTCACAAGGCAATCAAAGAAGCTAGGAAGAATGATGTCGTTCTGATTACCGGCAAGGGAGCCGAGGAAGTGATGGCTGTCGGTCCAATTGGTGAAGATAAATTCATCCCCTTTTCTGATCGTGAAATTAGCCGATCTGAATTGGAAGCAAGATTCAAAGTACGTAAATAG
- a CDS encoding GtrA family protein, whose translation MNKSKNENLVQFIKFGVVGVVNTGVDWVVYYLLTASVLEGDKSIAKAISFLVAVANSYLFNTIWTFKKEYQKIAQSGEANAKSMILVKFFVVSLIGWGINWLVFRATLGSYNPVLMGKHDIMPLVFASGSAIIWNFFINKLWTYKR comes from the coding sequence ATGAATAAATCGAAAAATGAGAATCTCGTTCAATTTATAAAGTTTGGTGTAGTTGGCGTCGTCAACACCGGTGTCGACTGGGTTGTCTACTATCTTTTGACGGCTTCGGTGCTAGAGGGGGACAAGAGCATCGCCAAGGCGATTTCATTCCTGGTCGCGGTCGCCAATTCATACCTTTTCAACACGATTTGGACCTTCAAGAAGGAATATCAAAAAATTGCTCAATCGGGCGAAGCTAACGCCAAAAGCATGATCCTGGTCAAATTCTTTGTTGTCAGCCTGATCGGCTGGGGCATCAATTGGCTAGTATTCAGAGCGACTCTTGGCTCCTACAATCCTGTCCTGATGGGTAAACACGATATCATGCCACTTGTCTTCGCCTCTGGCTCAGCGATCATCTGGAATTTCTTCATCAACAAGCTCTGGACATACAAGAGATAG
- a CDS encoding phosphatase PAP2 family protein — protein MEHLFDTARFYDYQTYLFFHGAIHGRPWLNEIYLFCAKYGIIFFFLSYIYLILRGKVNAFYCTFAAMAIAGFVDLAIALFWRRPRPFISHSSEVMTPIIEGLRVYSVSFPSVHTYVAFAIATSIFLYGHKRLGMVLFLLAILVGAGRVGAGLHYPSDVLAGAFLGISSGIVAYWLVHNNEHKWDVD, from the coding sequence ATGGAACATTTATTTGATACAGCCAGATTCTATGACTACCAGACCTATCTCTTCTTCCATGGTGCTATCCACGGACGGCCATGGCTAAACGAGATTTATCTTTTCTGTGCCAAATATGGCATCATATTTTTCTTTCTCTCCTATATCTATCTGATCCTGCGGGGCAAAGTAAATGCGTTTTACTGTACATTTGCCGCTATGGCAATCGCCGGATTTGTCGATCTTGCAATAGCGCTTTTTTGGCGCCGGCCGAGACCATTCATCAGCCATAGCAGCGAAGTAATGACGCCAATTATTGAGGGGCTTCGGGTCTATAGCGTCTCATTTCCCTCAGTTCACACTTATGTTGCTTTTGCCATCGCCACCAGCATATTTCTCTATGGGCACAAAAGACTTGGGATGGTATTGTTTCTCCTGGCAATTCTGGTTGGGGCCGGACGTGTGGGGGCAGGGCTACACTATCCATCTGACGTCCTGGCCGGTGCCTTCCTTGGCATCTCCTCCGGCATCGTGGCTTACTGGCTTGTTCACAACAACGAACACAAATGGGACGTGGATTAG
- a CDS encoding DedA family protein, translating into MITNIIDALAQAVINIIDVMGYSGVFLLMTVESCGIPMPSEVIMPFSGFLVAEGKMNFWAITFLGAFGNLVGSWLAYWIGHRGGRPLIEKYGKYILISKHDLNLADKWFTKYGDATVFFGRLLPVIRTYISFPAGIAKMNFKRFSIYTFLGALPWTALFAWLGVKMGANWEAIRTKLHNFDMAMLVIVILLIVLYVWRHLKLSRKSKV; encoded by the coding sequence ATGATTACAAACATTATCGATGCGTTGGCCCAAGCAGTTATCAATATTATTGATGTCATGGGATATTCTGGTGTCTTCCTGCTCATGACGGTCGAATCTTGCGGTATCCCGATGCCATCAGAAGTGATCATGCCTTTCTCCGGATTCCTGGTCGCCGAAGGGAAGATGAATTTTTGGGCTATTACCTTTCTCGGCGCCTTCGGCAATTTGGTCGGTTCTTGGCTGGCCTACTGGATAGGCCATCGTGGCGGAAGACCGCTGATAGAGAAGTACGGCAAATATATCCTGATCTCCAAACACGATCTCAATTTAGCCGACAAGTGGTTCACGAAATATGGCGACGCCACGGTTTTCTTTGGCCGACTCCTACCAGTGATTCGCACTTATATCTCATTTCCTGCCGGAATCGCCAAGATGAACTTTAAGCGTTTCTCAATCTATACCTTCCTGGGCGCTTTGCCCTGGACGGCGCTTTTCGCCTGGCTCGGTGTCAAAATGGGTGCGAATTGGGAAGCGATCAGGACCAAATTGCACAATTTCGATATGGCGATGCTCGTGATAGTAATACTTCTGATCGTTCTCTACGTCTGGAGACATCTCAAATTAAGTCGAAAGTCGAAAGTCTAA
- a CDS encoding peptidoglycan bridge formation glycyltransferase FemA/FemB family protein: protein MNNIFQSKEWEQFKLATGYQKSYWVGDILVLQKNLPLGYSMLYAPMANSESGIWNLESGIKEFSKQIREIARQNNSIFFRLEFNVPVAGPNSKFKILDSRFGFAKAFEEMQPEHTLLLDLSKTEEELLSEMKQKGRYNIKVASKNEVKIHFGTSPNDIDSFYNLYEQTAKRHGITHRAKKYFIQLVEILSQKGYCRVYTAKKTIGGKETDLAAMIMVYSGETAIYMFGASNDDFKNTMAPYLMQWTAIRDAKEEKYKKYDFFGIAPDDNPKHPWAGVTRFKQQFGGQAAQIAGSYDLIIQPTAYQLFKIAEKIRR from the coding sequence ATGAACAATATCTTCCAATCCAAAGAGTGGGAGCAGTTTAAACTTGCTACCGGTTACCAGAAGAGCTACTGGGTTGGTGATATTTTGGTCCTGCAGAAAAATCTGCCCCTAGGCTATTCAATGCTGTACGCGCCGATGGCGAATAGCGAATCTGGAATCTGGAATCTAGAATCTGGAATAAAAGAATTTTCGAAACAGATAAGAGAAATAGCGAGGCAAAATAATAGCATTTTCTTTCGCTTGGAGTTTAATGTCCCTGTGGCTGGACCAAATTCAAAATTCAAAATTCTAGATTCCCGCTTTGGTTTTGCCAAAGCGTTCGAGGAAATGCAGCCAGAGCACACTCTCTTGCTTGATCTCTCCAAAACAGAAGAGGAATTGCTCTCCGAGATGAAGCAAAAGGGACGCTATAATATCAAAGTGGCAAGCAAAAACGAGGTTAAAATTCATTTTGGGACTAGCCCTAATGACATCGATAGCTTTTACAATCTTTACGAACAAACAGCCAAACGACACGGCATCACCCATCGAGCCAAAAAATATTTCATCCAGCTAGTTGAAATCCTCTCGCAAAAAGGTTACTGTCGTGTTTATACGGCCAAGAAAACGATTGGGGGCAAGGAAACGGATCTGGCCGCTATGATTATGGTTTATTCTGGAGAGACCGCGATCTACATGTTTGGCGCCTCAAACGATGACTTCAAGAACACGATGGCGCCGTACCTGATGCAATGGACCGCAATCAGGGATGCGAAAGAAGAGAAATACAAGAAATATGATTTCTTCGGCATCGCACCAGATGATAATCCAAAGCATCCATGGGCCGGCGTGACCAGGTTCAAACAACAGTTCGGCGGACAAGCAGCCCAAATTGCCGGTAGCTATGACTTGATCATACAGCCTACGGCCTATCAATTATTTAAAATTGCAGAGAAAATCAGACGATGA
- a CDS encoding tyrosine-type recombinase/integrase yields the protein MASLQELKRQFLEHCELEKGRAVLTIENYDRYISRFLDYLAENNSGAELTPANITQEIVRKYRLHVNRLTDQEGLELKLITQNYHILALRAFLRYLSWRGIETLAPEKVPVAKTGDREISFLGGEEVSGILEKPDTTKVTGLRDRAILEVLFSTGMRVSELAALDTSDINFDRGEISVLGKGKKIRVVFLSDSAVYWIDQYDKNKGHRGGEAERPEAPTLRHSDTPTLDPLLLSPKGERLTVRSIERIVKKYAGLAGITKKCTPHTLRHSFATDLLINGADIRSVQSMLGHSSITTTQIYTHVTDQHLREVHQKFHGKK from the coding sequence ATGGCTTCGCTGCAAGAACTCAAAAGACAATTTCTAGAACATTGTGAGCTCGAAAAGGGTCGGGCTGTTCTGACAATTGAAAATTATGATCGATATATTTCCCGATTCTTGGACTATCTTGCGGAAAATAATTCTGGGGCGGAGCTGACTCCAGCAAATATTACTCAGGAAATCGTGCGCAAATATCGCCTGCATGTCAATCGTCTGACCGACCAAGAGGGATTAGAACTAAAATTGATTACTCAAAATTATCACATTTTGGCCCTGCGGGCGTTCTTGCGCTATCTTTCCTGGCGCGGGATCGAGACATTAGCGCCAGAGAAAGTGCCCGTCGCCAAGACTGGGGATCGCGAAATCAGCTTCCTGGGAGGCGAAGAAGTCTCTGGAATATTAGAGAAGCCTGATACGACCAAAGTGACTGGTCTTCGTGACAGAGCAATATTAGAAGTTCTATTCTCGACTGGTATGCGCGTCTCTGAGCTGGCGGCGCTCGATACTTCTGACATCAATTTCGATCGGGGTGAAATATCGGTCCTGGGCAAGGGTAAAAAAATCAGAGTTGTCTTCCTCTCTGACTCAGCGGTGTATTGGATAGATCAGTATGATAAAAACAAAGGGCACAGAGGCGGAGAGGCAGAGAGGCCAGAAGCTCCGACACTCCGACACTCCGACACTCCGACACTCGACCCTTTACTATTATCGCCCAAGGGAGAGAGATTGACCGTTCGTTCGATAGAGCGAATTGTAAAGAAGTACGCTGGATTGGCCGGCATAACCAAAAAATGCACGCCTCATACTCTGCGTCATTCTTTTGCAACCGATCTATTAATCAATGGTGCCGATATTCGAAGTGTCCAATCTATGCTTGGCCACTCATCAATCACCACGACCCAAATTTATACTCATGTGACCGACCAGCACCTGCGAGAAGTGCACCAGAAGTTTCATGGCAAAAAATAG
- the tsaD gene encoding tRNA (adenosine(37)-N6)-threonylcarbamoyltransferase complex transferase subunit TsaD, producing MNNKNTKIRILAIETSCDETAAAVIEEQLDGSRIKSGMTGLRPVILSNIISSQIDLHAQTGGVVPEVASRAHMEAIIPVISQALLLGREVGPADYQEAIEELSGITHIAVTAGPGLIGSLLVGFNAAKTMAYARGLPIIPINHIEGHIYSAFSRELSSADDQFPILALTVSGGHTSLTLMKDHGIYETLGQTLDDAVGEAYDKVAKLLGLGYPGGPAISKLACEFRRLGAGSRESGEETPNFKLQTPNSIVFPRPVMNDGTYNFSFSGLKTSVLQKTKDIVLELNLNSPTEIPDEIKQEIAYAFEEAVAEVLATKTARAVKEFQPKTVVFAGGVSANQYLASQIQLKVESIKSKDKTIQFLTPPRDMTGDNAAMIGLAAYHHIKQGKISNWDEIDVDSNWELT from the coding sequence ATGAATAATAAAAATACTAAAATTCGCATACTGGCTATTGAAACTAGTTGTGATGAGACGGCGGCGGCAGTAATTGAAGAGCAATTAGATGGATCCCGGATCAAGTCCGGGATGACAGGCCTTAGACCTGTCATTTTGTCGAATATTATTTCCTCCCAAATTGATCTTCATGCCCAAACCGGAGGGGTCGTCCCAGAGGTGGCTAGTCGCGCTCATATGGAAGCAATTATACCAGTCATCTCGCAAGCGCTATTATTGGGCCGAGAAGTTGGCCCTGCCGATTATCAGGAAGCGATAGAAGAGCTTTCTGGGATTACTCATATTGCTGTCACCGCTGGGCCAGGCTTGATCGGTTCTCTGCTCGTAGGCTTCAATGCAGCGAAAACTATGGCCTACGCCAGAGGGTTGCCAATAATTCCAATCAATCATATCGAAGGACACATTTACTCGGCCTTCAGCCGAGAATTATCAAGTGCAGATGATCAATTCCCGATTCTTGCCCTGACTGTTTCTGGTGGGCATACGTCCCTTACATTAATGAAAGATCATGGGATTTACGAGACGCTTGGTCAGACACTCGATGACGCCGTTGGCGAAGCTTATGACAAGGTCGCCAAGCTTCTGGGGCTGGGCTACCCGGGGGGACCAGCGATTTCTAAACTCGCCTGCGAGTTTAGAAGGTTGGGAGCCGGGAGCCGGGAGTCAGGAGAAGAAACTCCAAACTTTAAACTCCAAACGCCAAACTCTATTGTGTTCCCGCGTCCGGTAATGAATGATGGAACTTATAATTTCTCTTTTTCTGGACTCAAGACCTCGGTTTTGCAGAAGACAAAAGATATCGTCCTAGAACTGAATTTGAATTCTCCAACCGAAATTCCAGATGAAATCAAGCAGGAAATTGCGTACGCCTTCGAGGAGGCAGTGGCCGAGGTACTGGCGACGAAAACCGCTAGAGCGGTCAAGGAGTTCCAGCCCAAGACCGTTGTTTTCGCTGGAGGAGTTTCGGCCAATCAGTATCTGGCAAGCCAAATCCAGTTGAAAGTTGAAAGTATAAAGTCGAAAGATAAAACTATTCAATTTTTGACTCCGCCTCGAGACATGACTGGGGATAATGCGGCTATGATCGGGTTGGCGGCTTATCATCATATCAAACAGGGCAAAATTTCGAATTGGGATGAGATTGATGTGGATTCAAACTGGGAACTAACCTAA
- the rfbD gene encoding dTDP-4-dehydrorhamnose reductase, with the protein MKILVTGAKGQLGKKIIDLLSDKYELVLTDSAEMDITDKAKVLEVVGAEKPDFILHAAAYTQVDKAEETEEICRKVNSLGSENIAKAGKEFGSTVIYISTDYVFDGKKDSPYTEEDATNPLSVYGKTKLEGEEAVKNNCDKYYIIRSAWIFGELPEGHPGTNFVETMLRLAKDRDELSIVSDQIGSPTYTGDLVEAIEKIIEIKPAYGVYLFSGAGAASWYDFAVEIFKQTNTKIEVKPITSDQYPQKATRPAYSYMDKTKVETALSSKVRPWQEMLADYLKRR; encoded by the coding sequence ATGAAAATATTAGTCACTGGCGCCAAAGGACAACTTGGCAAGAAAATCATCGATTTACTAAGCGATAAATACGAATTGGTATTGACCGACTCGGCAGAAATGGATATCACAGACAAGGCGAAAGTCCTCGAAGTTGTTGGCGCGGAAAAGCCAGATTTCATCTTGCACGCCGCCGCTTACACTCAGGTAGACAAGGCCGAGGAAACGGAAGAGATTTGCCGCAAAGTGAATTCACTGGGCTCGGAAAATATTGCAAAAGCAGGTAAAGAATTTGGCTCGACCGTGATTTACATCTCGACTGATTATGTCTTTGACGGCAAGAAAGATTCGCCTTATACCGAAGAAGACGCAACCAATCCTCTCTCAGTATATGGGAAGACGAAACTCGAGGGCGAAGAAGCCGTTAAAAATAATTGTGATAAATACTATATTATCCGCTCCGCTTGGATCTTTGGCGAATTGCCAGAGGGCCATCCAGGAACCAATTTCGTCGAGACGATGCTCAGACTTGCCAAAGATCGAGATGAATTAAGCATCGTCAGCGATCAGATCGGCTCGCCTACTTACACTGGCGATTTGGTCGAGGCAATTGAGAAAATAATCGAAATCAAACCCGCCTACGGCGTTTATCTCTTTTCTGGCGCTGGTGCCGCTTCATGGTACGACTTCGCAGTTGAGATTTTCAAGCAAACCAATACCAAAATTGAGGTCAAGCCGATCACAAGCGACCAATATCCCCAAAAAGCGACGAGACCAGCCTATTCATACATGGATAAAACTAAAGTCGAGACAGCACTCTCTTCCAAAGTTCGGCCATGGCAAGAAATGTTGGCTGACTATCTCAAAAGAAGATAA